From the Anguilla anguilla isolate fAngAng1 chromosome 8, fAngAng1.pri, whole genome shotgun sequence genome, one window contains:
- the LOC118233337 gene encoding toll-like receptor 13 codes for MARFLLSLALLLFSAGACWCYGMESCASNYKDSNSIWCVKKNIQNLSRIMDMVPQNATRINLSQNKISTIPVDIFRKFWRLQDLSLQRNNISFLKRAQFGGLVQLKRLNLSSNILSEIQPDTFQGLTQLRDLLLYNNHITKIPTGLFHYLPQVTTLDLSLNKLKYLNSSQCKSSTLENLDLSYNNISWLSLSGFSGLIFLCLSFNPILHPVPHPLALAPSITRLMLQGIAPEVLAGLSDKFKHGLQETSFSISTQRSGISVCGLLKGMDNLKRVNIDLSRFTFPKNTSVLIGCKTPKFLILKNASLGDFEKFRLVQGGEHTSRLSLVQCGLRSISEKTFQGFQRLSNLNVEDNDELNIHPKTFSVFRQLRKLSLDNVGVSEPNTDWFQNLLYLETLSMMNNDMTKLAPNAFSALRKLRSLSLRHNLLQVIAGQPFCNLTMLTTLDLSVNIIYSIENGSFTDLVRLKNLSLNGNRIKTVNPDILRGLANLVGLNLYDNQLHFREGDSPFITLKSLHDLNLGYQGPITIGMGYLGSTLFKGLENLQTLILTSATLITFHPNTFAPLVNLYSLYISDITMTHNNLTALFHPLVSLTDLVLGKTGLDGLPVRLLPQNNTLKYFRLMYNHIHVLEKSVLDNLPFLKYLDVTVNPLSCSCQNAWFKNWSVKNLEVQVPYLYDFHCENDPTLPHFWEFNDKECSYDSVNFNFFLSTALLNLFILFSGLTWHKHRSALRYLILLLHSRIRGRRKGNKTFTYDAFISYSSLDEPWVMGELVPHMEGPTGKGFRLCLHHRDFRLGAAILENIEAAIYSSRRTLCVVSRDFLRSEWCALEFQLASLRLLCDRSDVLLLVFLEKIPDHCLSSYTRLRRMVHKNTYLLWPEDAAEQEAFWIRLQDALREDVEEEGERFGSLLVEGRKKTSFNGND; via the coding sequence ATGGCACGTTTcctgctctctcttgctctcctgcTCTTCAGCGCTGGTGCCTGCTGGTGTTATGGAATGGAAAGTTGTGCTAGTAATTATAAGGACAGTAATTCAATTTGGTGTGTcaagaaaaacatacaaaaccTATCCCGTATCATGGACATGGTCCCACAAAATGCCACCAGAATCAACctttcccaaaataaaataagcaccATTCCCGTTGACATATTTAGAAAGTTCTGGAGGCTGCAAGACCTATCCCTGCAAAGGAACAATATCTCTTTCCTGAAAAGAGCTCAATTTGGAGGCCTCGTACAACTGAAGCGTTTGAACCTTTCAAGTAATATTCTATCAGAGATCCAACCAGATACATTCCAAGGGCTCACACAACTTAGGGATCTCCTCTTGTACAACAATCACATCACAAAGATTCCCACTGGATTGTTTCACTACCTCCCTCAGGTCACAACTTTGGATCTTTCactaaacaaactgaaatatttgaacAGCAGTCAATGCAAGAGCAGCACGCTAGAAAACCTAGACCTTTCGTACAACAATATCTCTTGGTTGTCACTTTCAGGATTTTCTGGCCTCatttttctctgcctctccttcaACCCTATTCTGCATCCAGTGCCACATCCACTTGCTCTAGCCCCTTCAATTACAAGGCTGATGCTCCAGGGGATTGCCCCTGAGGTCCTGGCTGGACTGTCAGATAAATTCAAACATGGTCTACAGGAAACTTCTTTTTCCATCTCTACCCAGAGGTCAGGCATTTCTGTGTGCGGTTTGCTAAAAGGAATGGATAATCTCAAGCGTGTGAACATTGACCTGAGTAGATTTACGTTTCCAAAAAATACTTCAGTCCTGATAGGGTGCAAAACGCCAAAATTTCTTATACTCAAGAATGCATCCCTTGGAGACTTTGAGAAATTCAGATTAGTGCAGGGCGGGGAACATACATCTCGGCTCTCACTAGTGCAGTGCGGACTTCGGAGCATTTCAGAGAAAACGTTTCAAGGCTTTCAGCGactttcaaatttaaatgtggAAGACAATGATGAACTGAATATCCATCCAAaaactttttctgttttcaggcaACTGAGGAAACTCAGCCTCGACAATGTCGGGGTCAGTGAACCAAACACAGACTGGTTCCAAAACCTTTTGTATCTGGAAACACTATCCATGATGAATAATGACATGACCAAGCTTGCCCCTAATGCTTTCAGTGCACTACGCAAGCTACGGAGCCTTTCTCTGCGCCACAACTTGCTCCAGGTCATTGCCGGTCAGCCTTTCTGCAACCTCACCATGCTCACAACATTGGATCTCAGCGTTAACATAATCTACAGCATTGAGAATGGGTCTTTCACGGACCTAGTGAGGCTTAAAAACTTGAGTCTCAATGGAAACCGTATCAAAACTGTGAATCCTGACATCTTACGTGGTTTGGCGAATCTCGTAGGTTTAAATTTGTACGACAATCAGCTCCACTTCCGTGAGGGTGATTCCCCTTTTATTACACTAAAATCTCTACATGATTTAAATTTGGGTTACCAGGGTCCTATTACAATAGGAATGGGGTACTTAGGGTCCACTTTGTTTAAAGGATTAGAAAATCTACAAACACTAATCCTTACATCTGCAACCTTAATTACCTTCCATCCAAACACATTTGCCCCTCTTGTTAAtttatatagtttatatattAGTGATATTACAATGACTCACAATAACTTAACGGCTCTCTTCCATCCTCTTGTGTCACTTACAGATTTGGTTTTAGGAAAGACTGGCCTTGATGGTCTTCCTGTCAGGCTGCTTCCACAAAACAAcactttgaaatattttagaCTTATGTACAACCATATCCATGTATTGGAAAAGTCTGTGCTTGACAACCTACCCTTCCTCAAGTATCTTGATGTCACAGTTAACCCTTTGTCCTGCAGTTGCCAGAATGCCTGGTTCAAAAACTGGTCAGTGAAAAATTTGGAAGTCCAGGTGCCATACCTCTATGACTTCCACTGTGAAAATGATCCCACCCTGCCTCACTTTTGGGAGTTTAATGACAAAGAATGCAGCTACGACTCAGTCAATTTCAACTTCTTCCTGTCTACTGCCCTGCTGAACCTATTCATCCTTTTTTCAGGCCTCACCTGGCACAAACACCGGTCAGCACTTCGCTATCTAATCCTCCTTCTCCATTCACGTATTAGGGGGAGAAGGAAGGGCAACAAGACTTTCACCTATGACGCGTTCATCTCCTACAGCTCTTTGGATGAACCCTGGGTGATGGGGGAATTGGTACCCCACATGGAGGGACCCACGGGGAAAGGATTCCGACTGTGCCTTCACCACCGTGACTTCCGCCTGGGAGCAGCCATCTTGGAGAACATTGAGGCAGCCATCTACAGCTCACGCCGCACACTGTGCGTGGTGAGCAGGGACTTCCTGCGCAGTGAATGGTGTGCTTTGGAGTTCCAGCTGGCCAGCCTACGGCTCCTGTGTGATCGGAGCGACGTGCTGCTGCTGGTATTTCTGGAGAAGATCCCTGACCACTGTCTGTCCTCATACACCCGGCTGCGCAGGATGGTGCACAAGAACACCTATCTGCTGTGGCCTGAGGATGCTGCAGAACAGGAGGCATTTTGGATACGACTTCAGGATGCTCTAAGAGAAGATGtagaagaggagggagaaagattTGGCAGCCTCCTTGTTGAGGGCAGGAAGAAAACGAGTTTTAATGGCAATGACTGA